A region of Sugiyamaella lignohabitans strain CBS 10342 chromosome A, complete sequence DNA encodes the following proteins:
- the GIS2 gene encoding Gis2p (Translational activator for mRNAs with internal ribosome entry sites; associates with polysomes and binds to a specific subset of mRNAs; localizes to RNA processing bodies (P bodies) and to stress granules; may have a role in translation regulation under stress conditions; ortholog of human ZNF9/CNBP, a gene involved in myotonic dystrophy type 2; GO_component: GO:0005737 - cytoplasm [Evidence IEA,IEA]; GO_component: GO:0005737 - cytoplasm [Evidence IDA] [PMID 14562095]; GO_component: GO:0000932 - cytoplasmic mRNA processing body [Evidence IDA] [PMID 23222640]; GO_component: GO:0000932 - cytoplasmic mRNA processing body [Evidence IDA] [PMID 23285195]; GO_component: GO:0010494 - cytoplasmic stress granule [Evidence IDA] [PMID 23285195]; GO_component: GO:0042788 - polysomal ribosome [Evidence IPI] [PMID 21277287]; GO_function: GO:0003729 - mRNA binding [Evidence IDA] [PMID 20844764]; GO_function: GO:0003729 - mRNA binding [Evidence IDA] [PMID 21232131]; GO_function: GO:0003729 - mRNA binding [Evidence IDA] [PMID 23222640]; GO_function: GO:0046872 - metal ion binding [Evidence IEA]; GO_function: GO:0003676 - nucleic acid binding [Evidence IEA]; GO_function: GO:0003697 - single-stranded DNA binding [Evidence IDA] [PMID 21232131]; GO_function: GO:0045182 - translation regulator activity [Evidence IDA] [PMID 21277287]; GO_function: GO:0008270 - zinc ion binding [Evidence IEA]; GO_process: GO:0045727 - positive regulation of translation [Evidence IDA] [PMID 21277287]), with amino-acid sequence MATDHIIYLLVIVGSIHPTCQLTAFLSCGSGQPPYPPLFSSAPDQHTNKFQAKDCPKSGNPVCYNCGHDGHLSKDCQEPEKEKSCYNCGKAGHLLRECKEEPRKAVVIVPGASSTETEASVSGSASTTSGSGAVSVSLPGTSSSNENPDAAASSLEDSESAAASSAGTAVPTGPATSSLVECYKCGKTGHIARNCNSRGFRKQCYSCGGFGHLSKDCRQGQKCYKCGEMGHVSKDCAHADQDKVCYVCKLPGHVASQCPQSTSNNTSSDVGSGADSEASQLANQEVTAPIISSSPAIVKAESA; translated from the exons ATGGCTACAGATCATATTATCTATTTATTGGTCATTGTGGGTTCCATACATCCGACATGTCAATTGACGGCCTTTCTTAGCTGTGGATCCGGTCAACCGCCATACCCACCACTATTCTCCTCTGCACCTGACCAACATACTAACAAGTTCCAGGCGAAGGACTGTCCCAAATCTGGAAACCCTGTGTGCTACAACTGCGGAC ATGATGGACATCTGTCGAAAGACTGTCAGGAGcctgagaaagaaaaatctTGCTACAACTGCGGCAAAGCCGGCCATTTGTTGAGAGAGTGCAAAGAAGAACCTCGTAAGGCAGTCGTTATTGTTCCCGGCGCCAGTTCTACAGAGACTGAAGCTTCGGTTTCTGGCTCTGCATCGACTACATCTGGATCCGGTGCCGTTTCTGTTTCGCTTCCTGGTACTAGTAGTTCCAATGAAAATCccgatgctgctgctagctcGCTTGAGGACTCagagtctgctgctgccagctCTGCTGGTACCGCTGTTCCTACTGGACCCGCTACTTCCAGCCTTGTTGAATGCTATAAATGCGGCAAAACTGGACACATTGCAAGAAACTGCAATTCCAGAGGGTTCCGTAAGCAATGCTACTCTTGCGGTGGTTTCGGTCATTTAAGCAAGGACTGTAGGCAGGGCCAAAAGTGTTACAAGTGCGGTGAGATGGGCCATGTCAGCAAAGACTGTGCTCATGCTGATCAGGATAAGGTTTGTTATGTTTGCAAGTTGCCAGGCCATGTGGCTAGCCAGTGTCCCCAGTCGACATCCAACAACACTTCTTCTGATGTTGGTTCCGGAGCCGACTCTGAAGCTTCTCAACTTGCCAATCAAGAAGTGACAGCTCCAATCATCTCATCCAGCCCAGCTATTGTTAAGGCCGAGTCTGCTTAA